The following coding sequences are from one Bos taurus isolate L1 Dominette 01449 registration number 42190680 breed Hereford chromosome 26, ARS-UCD2.0, whole genome shotgun sequence window:
- the OR6AE1 gene encoding olfactory receptor family 6 subfamily AE member 1 encodes MYMGVCVNLNVCVCMRLGVCAGVHLGVCMCALCLGVCAPACTEVCVCARGHAHSHMWLCAQCWDRQQCTPESFHVRVDVRGMLVLTCVQVGPPCQGFAQGEVCVGLRVGGGQCCSNSEKGLWCPHQLPGPSPLPSAHRTSSLHCFKALRSDLPAKKAMSDSTETPVTEFILLGFPELCHVRGLLFGSFLTIYMVTILENLVVMVTTRASRRLHTPMYFFLANLSVLETLYTSVTIPKLLAGLSASARTISFSGCLAQLFLFLSLGSSECFLLATMACDRYLAICHPLHYPAIMDSRLCLHLALGAWLGGFLASCMSTALISRLRFCGPNVLNHFFCDISPLLQLSCSDTATIEVLDFVAALAVLATSLLATVISYTHIVATVLRTPGAAGRQKAFSTCASHLMLVALFCTTTIFMYARPHAISSFDLNKLVSVVYSIVTPLLNPIIYCLRNHDIHEALAKLHWAPGPS; translated from the coding sequence atgtacatgggtgtgtgtgtgaacctgaatgtgtgcgtgtgcatgcgcCTGGGGGTGTGTGCAGGAGTGCAcctgggtgtgtgcatgtgtgcgttgTGCCTGGGTGTGTGTGCGCCGGCATGcactgaggtgtgtgtgtgtgcacgtgggcATGCACACTCCCACATGTGGCTGTGTGCACAGTGCTGGGACAGGCAGCAGTGCACACCTGAGAGCTTCCACGTGAGAGTGGACGTGAGAGGTATGCTTGTGCTCACTTGTGTGCAGGTGGGGCCCCCCTGCCAGGGGTTTGCTCAGGGTGAAGTGTGTGTTGGGTTAAGGGTGGGGGGTGGTCAGTGCTGCAGCAACTCTGAGAAGGGGTTATGGTGCCCCCACCAGCTCCCAGGACCCAGTCCCCTGCCCAGCGCACATCGCACCTCCTCTCTCCACTGTTTCAAGGCGCTCAGAAGTGACCTCCCTGCCAAGAAGGCTATGAGCGACTCCACGGAGACGCCAGTGACAGAGTTCATCCTGCTGGGCTTCCCAGAGCTGTGCCACGTGCGGGGGCTGCTGTTCGGGTCATTCCTCACCATCTACATGGTGACCATCCTGGAGAACCTGGTCGTTATGGTGACCACCAGAGCCAGCCGTCGACtgcacacacccatgtacttcttcctggcCAATCTGTCAGTGCTGGAGACCCTCTACACCTCAGTCACCATCCCCAAGCTGCTGGCTGGCCTCTCGGCCTCAGCAAGGACGATCTCCTTCTCAGGCTGCCTCGCCCaactcttcctcttcctctcccttggCTCCTCCGAGTGCTTCCTCCTGGCCACCATGGCCTGTGACCGGTACCTGGCCATCTGTCACCCCCTGCACTACCCAGCCATCATGGACTCGAGGCTCTGCCTGCACCTGGCCCTCGGCGCCTGGCTGGGTGGCTTCCTAGCCTCCTGCATGTCCACGGCTCTCATCTCCCGCCTCAGGTTCTGCGGCCCCAACGTCCTCAACCACTTTTTCTGTGACATCTCACCCCTGCTGCAGCTCTCCTGCTCTGACACCGCCACCATCGAGGTGCTGGACTTCGTGGCAGCCCTCGCTGTGCTCGCCACCTCCCTGCTGGCGACTGTGATCTCCTACACCCACATCGTGGCCACGGTGCTGAGGACCCCAGGAGCAGCTGGCCGCCAgaaggccttctccacctgcGCTTCCCACCTGATGCTGGTGGCCCTCTTCTGCACCACCACCATCTTCATGTATGCCCGGCCTCACGCCATCAGCTCCTTTGACCTCAACAAACTGGTGTCTGTGGTCTACTCCATTGTGACCCCACTGCTCAACCCCATCATCTACTGCCTCCGGAACCATGACATCCATGAGGCCCTGGCCAAACTCCACTGGGCTCCCGGCCCCTCCTAG
- the SPRN gene encoding shadow of prion protein precursor, whose protein sequence is MNWAAAVCWALLLAATFLCDGSAAKGGRGGARGSARGGRGAARVRVRPAPRYAGSSMRVAAGAAAGAAAGAAAGLAAGSSWRRAAGPAELGPEDAEDGAPGSNGTGRGVYSYWAWTSGTGPTGHRHLCPLLGGALGALRLLRP, encoded by the coding sequence ATGAATTGGGCGGCCGCCGTGTGCTGGGCTCTGCTGCTAGCGGCCACCTTCCTCTGCGACGGCAGTGCAGCCAAGGGTGGCCGCGGTGGGGCCCGTGGCAGCGCCCGTGGCGGGCGCGGCGCCGCGAGGGTGCGTGTGAGGCCAGCGCCCCGCTACGCCGGCTCCTCAATGCGCGTGGCcgcgggggcggcggcgggggccgCGGCGGGGGCAGCCGCAGGCCTGGCTGCGGGCTCGAGCTGGAGGAGGGCCGCGGGGCCGGCGGAGCTTGGCCCGGAGGATGCAGAGGACGGAGCGCCCGGCAGCAACGGAACGGGGAGAGGCGTCTACAGCTACTGGGCGTGGACCTCAGGCACGGGGCCCACAGGCCACAGGCACCTCTGCCCACTGCTGGGCGGGGCCCTGGGCGCCCTGCGGCTGCTGCGGCCCTAG
- the MTG1 gene encoding mitochondrial ribosome-associated GTPase 1 (The RefSeq protein has 1 substitution compared to this genomic sequence): MRLSPRSLCAAVRAAWRESFPLEGRDVARWFPGHMAKGLKKMQSSLRLVDCIIEVHDAQIPLSGRNPLFQETLGLKPHLLVLNKMDLADLKEQQKIIQHLEREGIKHVVFTNCVKDENVKQVIPTVTELVGSSYRYHRGEHVEYCIMVIGVPNVGKSSLINSLRRQHLRKGKATRVGGEPGITRAVMSRIQVCERPLMFLLDTPGVLAPRIPSVETGLKLALCGTVLDHLVGEETLADFLLYTLNRHQLSGYVQHYGLGEACDDIASVLKRVAVKLRKTQKVKVLTGTGNVNVIQPDYPAAARDFLRAFRSGLLGPVMLDRDLLQGRSAEES, from the exons ATGAGGCTGTCTCCGCGGAGTCTCTGCGCCGCCGTGCGGGCGGCCTGGCGGGAGAGCTTCCCTCTGGAAGGTCGCGACGTGGCGCGCTGGTTTCCGGGCCACATGGCCAAGG GGCTGAAGAAGATGCAGAGCAGCCTGAGGCTGGTGGACTGCATCATCGAGGTCCATGACGCCCGG ATCCCACTGTCGGGCCGAAACCCTCTGTTTCAGGAAACCCTTGGGCTTAAGCCTCACTTGCTCGTCCTCAACAAAATGGACCTGGCAGATCTGAAGGAGCAGCAG AAAATTATCCAACACTTAGAAAGAGAAGGCATAAAACATGTTGTTTTTACCAACTGTGTGAAGGATGAAAATGTCAAGCAG GTCATCCCAACGGTCACGGAGCTGGTTGGGAGCAGCTACCGCTATCACCGAGGAGAG CACGTGGAGTACTGCATCATGGTGATCGGGGTCCCCAACGTGGGCAAGTCCTCGCTTATCAACTCCCTGCGGAGGCAGCACCTCAGGAAAG GAAAAGCCACCAGGGTGGGCGGCGAGCCTGGGATCACCAGAGCTGTGATGTCCAGGATTCAG GTGTGTGAGCGGCCGCTGATGTTTCTGCTCGACACCCCTGGGGTGCTGGCTCCTCGGATTCCAAGCGTGGAGACGGGCCTGAAACTGGCCCTGTGCG GAACCGTGCTGGACCACCTCGTGGGCGAGGAGACCCTGGCTGACTTCCTTCTCTACACCCTCAACAGGCACCAGCTCTCGGG GTACGTGCAGCACTACGGCCTGGGTGAGGCCTGTGACGACATCGCCAGCGTGCTGAAGCGGGTGGCCGTGAAGCTGAGGAAGACCCAGAAGGTGAAGGTGCTGACGGGCACGG GGAACGTGAACGTCATCCAGCCCGACTACCCTGCAGCCGCCCGAGACTTCCTGCGGGCCTTCCGCAGCGGGCTGCTGGGCCCCGTGATGCTGGACCGAGACCTCCTGCAGGGCCGCTCTGCAGAGGAGTCGTGA
- the MTG1 gene encoding mitochondrial ribosome-associated GTPase 1 isoform X1 translates to MRLSPRSLCAAVRAAWRESFPLEGRDVARWFPGHMAKGLKKMQSSLRLVDCIIEVHDARIPLSGRNPLFQETLGLKPHLLVLNKMDLADLKEQQKIIQHLEREGIKHVVFTNCVKDENVKQVIPTVTELVGSSYRYHRGEHVEYCIMVIGVPNVGKSSLINSLRRQHLRKGKATRVGGEPGITRAVMSRIQVCERPLMFLLDTPGVLAPRIPSVETGLKLALCGTVLDHLVGEETLADFLLYTLNRHQLSGYVQHYGLGEACDDIASVLKRVAVKLRKTQKVKVLTGTGNVNVIQPDYPAAARDFLRAFRSGLLGPVMLDRDLLQGRSAEES, encoded by the exons ATGAGGCTGTCTCCGCGGAGTCTCTGCGCCGCCGTGCGGGCGGCCTGGCGGGAGAGCTTCCCTCTGGAAGGTCGCGACGTGGCGCGCTGGTTTCCGGGCCACATGGCCAAGG GGCTGAAGAAGATGCAGAGCAGCCTGAGGCTGGTGGACTGCATCATCGAGGTCCATGACGCCCGGAT CCCACTGTCGGGCCGAAACCCTCTGTTTCAGGAAACCCTTGGGCTTAAGCCTCACTTGCTCGTCCTCAACAAAATGGACCTGGCAGATCTGAAGGAGCAGCAG AAAATTATCCAACACTTAGAAAGAGAAGGCATAAAACATGTTGTTTTTACCAACTGTGTGAAGGATGAAAATGTCAAGCAG GTCATCCCAACGGTCACGGAGCTGGTTGGGAGCAGCTACCGCTATCACCGAGGAGAG CACGTGGAGTACTGCATCATGGTGATCGGGGTCCCCAACGTGGGCAAGTCCTCGCTTATCAACTCCCTGCGGAGGCAGCACCTCAGGAAAG GAAAAGCCACCAGGGTGGGCGGCGAGCCTGGGATCACCAGAGCTGTGATGTCCAGGATTCAG GTGTGTGAGCGGCCGCTGATGTTTCTGCTCGACACCCCTGGGGTGCTGGCTCCTCGGATTCCAAGCGTGGAGACGGGCCTGAAACTGGCCCTGTGCG GAACCGTGCTGGACCACCTCGTGGGCGAGGAGACCCTGGCTGACTTCCTTCTCTACACCCTCAACAGGCACCAGCTCTCGGG GTACGTGCAGCACTACGGCCTGGGTGAGGCCTGTGACGACATCGCCAGCGTGCTGAAGCGGGTGGCCGTGAAGCTGAGGAAGACCCAGAAGGTGAAGGTGCTGACGGGCACGG GGAACGTGAACGTCATCCAGCCCGACTACCCTGCAGCCGCCCGAGACTTCCTGCGGGCCTTCCGCAGCGGGCTGCTGGGCCCCGTGATGCTGGACCGAGACCTCCTGCAGGGCCGCTCTGCAGAGGAGTCGTGA